The proteins below come from a single Panicum hallii strain FIL2 chromosome 7, PHallii_v3.1, whole genome shotgun sequence genomic window:
- the LOC112899834 gene encoding CMP-sialic acid transporter 4 isoform X2, with protein MQRNGVLECSACRSKVAVPSPRSVSRAYDKHRSKVSSKYRALNVLLVSGDCILVGLQPILVFMSKVDGKFQFSPISVNFLTEVAKVIFAIIMLIIQSRKQKVGEKPLLSLSTFVQAARNNVLLAVPALLYAINNYLKFIMQLYFNPATVKMLSNLKVLVIAVLLKIIMRRKFSIIQWEALALLLIGISVNQLRSIPAGTNAFGLPITAIAYAYTLIFVTVPSFASVYNEYALKSQFDTSIYLQNLFLYGYGAIFNFLGILGTVIFQGPESFDILRGHSRATMFLICNNAAQGILSSFFFKYADTILKKYSSTVATIFTGLASAAFLGQPLTVNFLLGISIVFISMHQFFSPLAKVKDEKTAGTVELGDSQNHRSSESSFVNMAAGAADDASHLSASDERKPLLPI; from the exons ATGCAGAGGAATGGCGTGCTGGAATGCAGCGCCTGTCGCTCCAAGGTGGCGGTTCCGAGCCCAAGGAGTGTGTCGAGGGCATACGACAAGCACCGCAGCAAGGTGTCATCCAAGTACCGTGCACTTAATGTGCTTCTCGTGTCTGGTGACTGCATCTTGGTCGGCCTCCAG CCTATCCTAGTCTTCATGTCGAAGGTTGATGGGAAGTTTCAGTTCAGTCCTATCAGCGTTAACTTTTTGACAGAAGTTGCAAAAGTTATTTTTGCCATTATAATGCTAATAATCCAG TCTAGAAAACAAAAGGTGGGGGAAAAGCCGCTTCTGTCACTTTCTACCTTTGTACAG GCAGCTCGTAATAATGTACTCTTAGCTGTTCCTGCTCTCCTATATGCCATCAACAACTACCTAAAGTTTATCATGCAG TTATACTTCAACCCTGCAACTGTGAAGATGCTAAGCAATCTGAAG GTGCTGGTCATAGCTGTTCTCCTAAAAATTATAATGAGAAGAAAATTCTCTATAATTCAG TGGGAAGCCCTTGCCCTATTACTTATTGGAATCAGTGTCAATCAACTGCGCTCCATACCTGCGGGCACCAATGCTTTTGGTCTTCCCATCACCGCGATTGCATATGCATATACACTAATTTTT GTTACCGTCCCATCGTTTGCCTCTGTCTACAATGAGTATGCTCTGAAAAGCCAGTTCGATACAAGCATCTACCTTCAG AATTTGTTCTTATATGGTTATGGTGCAATTTTCAACTTCCTTGGCATCTTAGGGACTGTCATATTTCAAG GTCCAGAGAGTTTTGATATCCTTCGAGGGCATTCAAGGGCAACAATGTTTCTCATTTGTAACAATGCAGCACAAGGCAttctctcctctttcttctttaAGTACGCAG ATACCATTTTGAAGAAGTACTCATCAACAGTTGCCACAATTTTTACTGGTTTAGCTTCGGCTGCATTTTTGGGACAACCCTTGACTGTTAACTTTCTTCTAGGCATCTCAATAGTATTTATTTCAATGCACCAG TTTTTCTCTCCACTAGCCAAGGTCAAAGATGAAAAAACAGCAGGAACAGTGGAGCTGGGAGATTCACAAAATCATAG GTCCTCTGAGTCTTCTTTTGTAAATATGGCTGCTGGTGCCGCTGACGAT GCAAGCCATCTTAGCGCAAGTGACGAGAGAAAACCACTGCTGCCCATTTAA
- the LOC112899834 gene encoding CMP-sialic acid transporter 4 isoform X1 translates to MQRNGVLECSACRSKVAVPSPRSVSRAYDKHRSKVSSKYRALNVLLVSGDCILVGLQPILVFMSKVDGKFQFSPISVNFLTEVAKVIFAIIMLIIQSRKQKVGEKPLLSLSTFVQAARNNVLLAVPALLYAINNYLKFIMQLYFNPATVKMLSNLKVLVIAVLLKIIMRRKFSIIQWEALALLLIGISVNQLRSIPAGTNAFGLPITAIAYAYTLIFVTVPSFASVYNEYALKSQFDTSIYLQNLFLYGYGAIFNFLGILGTVIFQGPESFDILRGHSRATMFLICNNAAQGILSSFFFKYADTILKKYSSTVATIFTGLASAAFLGQPLTVNFLLGISIVFISMHQFFSPLAKVKDEKTAGTVELGDSQNHSRSSESSFVNMAAGAADDASHLSASDERKPLLPI, encoded by the exons ATGCAGAGGAATGGCGTGCTGGAATGCAGCGCCTGTCGCTCCAAGGTGGCGGTTCCGAGCCCAAGGAGTGTGTCGAGGGCATACGACAAGCACCGCAGCAAGGTGTCATCCAAGTACCGTGCACTTAATGTGCTTCTCGTGTCTGGTGACTGCATCTTGGTCGGCCTCCAG CCTATCCTAGTCTTCATGTCGAAGGTTGATGGGAAGTTTCAGTTCAGTCCTATCAGCGTTAACTTTTTGACAGAAGTTGCAAAAGTTATTTTTGCCATTATAATGCTAATAATCCAG TCTAGAAAACAAAAGGTGGGGGAAAAGCCGCTTCTGTCACTTTCTACCTTTGTACAG GCAGCTCGTAATAATGTACTCTTAGCTGTTCCTGCTCTCCTATATGCCATCAACAACTACCTAAAGTTTATCATGCAG TTATACTTCAACCCTGCAACTGTGAAGATGCTAAGCAATCTGAAG GTGCTGGTCATAGCTGTTCTCCTAAAAATTATAATGAGAAGAAAATTCTCTATAATTCAG TGGGAAGCCCTTGCCCTATTACTTATTGGAATCAGTGTCAATCAACTGCGCTCCATACCTGCGGGCACCAATGCTTTTGGTCTTCCCATCACCGCGATTGCATATGCATATACACTAATTTTT GTTACCGTCCCATCGTTTGCCTCTGTCTACAATGAGTATGCTCTGAAAAGCCAGTTCGATACAAGCATCTACCTTCAG AATTTGTTCTTATATGGTTATGGTGCAATTTTCAACTTCCTTGGCATCTTAGGGACTGTCATATTTCAAG GTCCAGAGAGTTTTGATATCCTTCGAGGGCATTCAAGGGCAACAATGTTTCTCATTTGTAACAATGCAGCACAAGGCAttctctcctctttcttctttaAGTACGCAG ATACCATTTTGAAGAAGTACTCATCAACAGTTGCCACAATTTTTACTGGTTTAGCTTCGGCTGCATTTTTGGGACAACCCTTGACTGTTAACTTTCTTCTAGGCATCTCAATAGTATTTATTTCAATGCACCAG TTTTTCTCTCCACTAGCCAAGGTCAAAGATGAAAAAACAGCAGGAACAGTGGAGCTGGGAGATTCACAAAATCATAG CAGGTCCTCTGAGTCTTCTTTTGTAAATATGGCTGCTGGTGCCGCTGACGAT GCAAGCCATCTTAGCGCAAGTGACGAGAGAAAACCACTGCTGCCCATTTAA